A genomic stretch from Pseudomonas mendocina includes:
- the tsaA gene encoding tRNA (N6-threonylcarbamoyladenosine(37)-N6)-methyltransferase TrmO: MSYSVSPIGFVRSCFKEKFAIPRQPQLAPAARGVLELVAPFDNGDAVQGLEQVSHVWLLFLFHQALEDKPRLKVRPPRLGGNQSVGVFSTRATHRPNGIGQSVVKLEKVEAGRLWLSGIDLLDGTPVLDVKPYLPYADIVADASNALADSAPAPIKVEWQPAALEQAHQHALRLQEPLVELIEQCLAQDPRPAYQQPAPERRYGVQFWDVDVHWHYPHPGAICVLEVVQAADMNGSLV; the protein is encoded by the coding sequence ATGTCCTACTCTGTCTCCCCCATCGGTTTTGTCCGTTCCTGTTTCAAGGAAAAATTCGCCATCCCGCGCCAGCCGCAACTGGCCCCGGCCGCTCGCGGCGTGCTGGAACTGGTTGCACCGTTCGACAATGGCGATGCGGTACAGGGCCTGGAGCAAGTCAGTCATGTCTGGCTGCTGTTTCTTTTTCATCAGGCACTGGAAGACAAGCCCAGGCTTAAAGTGCGTCCACCACGCCTTGGCGGCAATCAATCCGTCGGTGTCTTCAGCACCCGCGCTACCCACCGCCCTAATGGCATCGGCCAGTCGGTGGTCAAACTGGAAAAGGTAGAGGCCGGTAGGCTATGGCTGTCAGGAATTGACCTGCTCGATGGCACCCCGGTGCTAGACGTCAAACCCTACCTGCCCTACGCCGATATCGTGGCAGATGCTAGTAATGCCCTGGCTGATTCAGCTCCCGCGCCAATCAAAGTTGAATGGCAGCCTGCCGCCTTGGAACAAGCACATCAGCATGCCTTGCGCCTGCAGGAACCCTTAGTGGAGTTGATTGAACAGTGCCTGGCCCAAGACCCGCGCCCGGCCTATCAGCAGCCGGCGCCAGAGCGCCGCTATGGTGTCCAGTTCTGGGATGTAGACGTGCACTGGCATTACCCTCATCCCGGCGCGATCTGCGTACTTGAGGTTGTACAAGCGGCGGATATGAATGGATCGCTTGTGTAG
- a CDS encoding DUF1456 family protein: protein MLNNDILRSLRYTLDISEEQLAEIIALSGRQVDAQTLAALLKKDDEEGFQACDDELLAHFLDGLVYFKRGKDESRPRPPLELPLTNNIVLKKLRVAFELKEDDLHVLMDSVGFKVSKPEMSALFRKAGHSNYRPCGDQFLRNFLKALTLRERG from the coding sequence ATGCTCAACAACGACATCCTGCGCAGCCTGCGCTACACCCTCGATATCAGTGAAGAGCAGCTGGCTGAGATCATCGCACTCAGCGGACGCCAAGTGGATGCACAGACGCTGGCTGCCCTCCTGAAGAAAGATGATGAAGAAGGCTTTCAGGCCTGCGACGACGAATTACTGGCGCACTTCCTTGATGGCCTCGTCTACTTTAAGCGCGGCAAAGATGAATCTCGCCCCAGGCCACCACTCGAGCTGCCATTAACCAACAATATCGTGCTGAAAAAGCTGCGGGTGGCTTTTGAACTAAAGGAAGACGACCTCCATGTGTTGATGGACAGTGTCGGCTTCAAGGTGTCGAAACCAGAAATGAGCGCCCTGTTCCGAAAAGCCGGGCACAGCAACTACCGCCCTTGCGGCGATCAGTTCCTGCGTAATTTTCTCAAGGCTCTGACCCTGCGCGAACGCGGCTAA
- a CDS encoding rRNA pseudouridine synthase, with protein MSEPVRLSKRLIELTGCTRREAELYIEGGWVTVDGQVVEQPQFKVTTQTVCLLEGATASEAEPVTVLLNVPRGHSPDPISEKLTLAEQWPEDSSGIRPLFGHLKRLTACAPLQVGADGLHILTQDWRTRRKLQDDLHKLEQEYIVEVIGTLSNTQLKRLNHGLVFNGVTLPPCKVSWQNETHLRFALKAPQPGQLVFMCNSVDLKVLGMKRIRVGGVSLGKVQAGQWRYLSGKERF; from the coding sequence ATGTCCGAACCCGTCCGCCTGTCCAAACGCCTGATCGAGCTGACCGGCTGCACCCGCCGCGAAGCCGAGCTGTATATCGAAGGAGGCTGGGTCACGGTCGATGGCCAGGTCGTCGAACAGCCACAATTCAAGGTGACCACACAAACTGTGTGCCTGCTTGAAGGTGCCACCGCCAGCGAGGCTGAGCCAGTCACCGTGCTGCTGAACGTCCCTCGCGGACATTCACCCGACCCTATCAGTGAAAAACTGACGCTGGCAGAGCAATGGCCTGAGGACAGCTCCGGCATCCGTCCGTTGTTTGGTCACCTCAAACGCCTGACCGCTTGTGCGCCCCTGCAAGTCGGTGCTGATGGCCTGCACATCCTCACTCAGGACTGGCGCACCCGGCGTAAATTACAGGATGACCTGCACAAGCTGGAGCAGGAATACATCGTCGAAGTTATCGGCACACTCAGCAACACCCAACTCAAGCGCCTCAACCACGGTTTGGTATTCAATGGCGTTACCCTGCCCCCCTGCAAAGTCAGCTGGCAAAACGAAACCCATCTGCGTTTTGCCTTGAAAGCGCCACAGCCCGGTCAGCTGGTATTCATGTGCAACAGTGTTGATCTGAAAGTGCTGGGCATGAAGCGAATCCGCGTTGGTGGTGTCTCACTCGGTAAGGTCCAGGCGGGGCAATGGCGCTACCTGTCAGGCAAAGAACGCTTCTGA
- a CDS encoding ABC transporter ATP-binding protein: protein MLYFENVSTFYGKIQALHNVNVEVRQGEIVTLIGANGAGKSTLLMTLCGSPQASSGSIRYLGEELVGMDTPQIMRKSIAVVPEGRRVFARLTVEENLAMGGFFGSKVENEEQLDKVLHLFPRLKERFNQRAGTMSGGEQQMLAIGRALMSKPTLLLLDEPSLGLAPIIIQQIFDIIEQLRKDGVTVFLVEQNANQALKLADRGYVLENGHIVMQGSGHDLLNDPRVRDAYLGG, encoded by the coding sequence ATGCTCTATTTCGAGAATGTTTCCACCTTCTACGGCAAGATTCAGGCGCTGCATAACGTCAATGTCGAGGTCCGACAGGGCGAAATCGTCACCCTGATCGGTGCCAACGGCGCGGGTAAATCCACCCTGCTGATGACGCTCTGTGGCAGCCCTCAGGCCAGCAGCGGCAGCATTCGCTATTTAGGCGAAGAGCTGGTGGGCATGGATACCCCACAGATCATGCGTAAAAGCATTGCCGTGGTTCCGGAAGGGCGCCGCGTATTTGCCCGCCTGACCGTTGAAGAAAACCTGGCCATGGGCGGTTTTTTCGGCAGCAAGGTTGAGAACGAGGAACAACTGGACAAAGTCCTGCACCTGTTCCCTCGCCTGAAAGAGCGCTTCAATCAGCGTGCGGGGACCATGTCCGGCGGCGAACAGCAGATGCTTGCCATCGGCCGTGCGCTGATGAGCAAACCAACGCTGCTGCTGCTGGATGAGCCGTCTCTGGGCCTGGCCCCGATCATCATCCAGCAGATTTTCGACATCATCGAGCAACTGCGTAAAGACGGTGTGACCGTGTTCCTCGTCGAGCAGAATGCCAACCAGGCACTCAAATTGGCGGACCGTGGTTACGTCCTTGAAAACGGCCATATCGTCATGCAGGGCAGCGGGCATGATTTGCTCAACGATCCGCGAGTAAGGGACGCCTATTTAGGCGGCTAA
- the livG gene encoding high-affinity branched-chain amino acid ABC transporter ATP-binding protein LivG: protein MSRPILEVSGLSMRFGGLLAVNGVELSVKEKQVVSMIGPNGAGKTTVFNCLTGFYQATSGSIKLDGERVDGLPGHKIARKGVVRTFQNVRLFKDMTAVENLLVAQHRHLNTNFLAGLFKTPAFRKSEREAMEYAAYWLEQVNLTEFANRTAGTLAYGQQRRLEIARCMMTRPRILMLDEPAAGLNPRETDDLKALIGVLRDQHNVTVLLIEHDMKLVMSISDHIYVINQGTPLADGTPQQIRENPDVIKAYLGET from the coding sequence ATGAGCCGCCCGATTCTAGAAGTAAGCGGCCTGTCCATGCGCTTCGGCGGCTTGCTGGCCGTCAACGGTGTGGAACTGTCCGTTAAAGAAAAACAGGTTGTGTCGATGATTGGCCCCAACGGCGCCGGTAAGACCACCGTATTCAACTGCCTGACCGGCTTCTACCAAGCCACCTCTGGCAGCATCAAGCTGGATGGAGAGCGTGTGGACGGCCTGCCCGGCCACAAGATTGCCCGCAAAGGCGTGGTGCGCACTTTCCAGAACGTGCGCCTGTTCAAGGACATGACAGCGGTTGAAAACCTGCTGGTGGCGCAACACCGCCACCTGAACACCAATTTCCTGGCCGGCCTGTTCAAAACCCCGGCGTTCCGCAAAAGCGAGCGCGAGGCCATGGAGTATGCGGCGTACTGGCTGGAGCAGGTCAACCTGACCGAATTCGCCAACCGTACGGCAGGCACCCTGGCTTACGGGCAACAGCGCCGCCTGGAAATTGCCCGCTGCATGATGACGCGCCCGCGCATCCTCATGCTGGACGAACCCGCTGCAGGCCTCAACCCACGGGAAACCGATGATCTTAAGGCACTGATCGGCGTGCTGCGCGACCAGCACAACGTCACGGTACTGCTGATTGAGCACGACATGAAGCTGGTCATGAGCATTTCCGACCACATCTACGTAATCAATCAGGGCACGCCGCTGGCAGACGGTACGCCACAGCAAATCCGGGAAAACCCCGATGTGATCAAAGCCTACCTAGGGGAAACCTGA
- a CDS encoding high-affinity branched-chain amino acid ABC transporter permease LivM yields MRKNLKTAIFSALLVLAVAYPVLGLKLAIVGIKLEVQGAEPIVLWTIAGCAIAMFFWQLLRSPLGEGRGLLPKLPGIPAKASNFLTLPSTQRWIILGLIMAALVWPFFGSRGAVDIATLILIYVMLGLGLNIVVGLAGLLDLGYVGFYAVGAYTYALLSHYYGLGFWICLPIAGLMAAFFGFILGFPVLRLRGDYLAIVTLGFGEIIRILLRNMTEITGGPNGISGIDKPSFFGLSFDRRAAEGMQTFHEYFGIAYNSINKVIFLYLIALLLVLLTLFVINRLLRMPIGRAWEALREDEIACRALGMNPTVIKLSAFTLGAAFAGFAGSFFAARQGLVSPESFTFIESAIILAIVVLGGMGSQLGIILAAVVMILLPEMMREFSEYRMLMFGALMVLMMIWRPQGLLPMQRPHLELKQ; encoded by the coding sequence ATTCGTAAAAACCTCAAGACCGCCATCTTCAGTGCACTGCTGGTACTGGCCGTCGCCTATCCGGTGCTAGGCCTTAAACTGGCCATTGTCGGCATCAAACTAGAAGTTCAGGGCGCTGAACCCATCGTTCTGTGGACTATCGCAGGTTGCGCAATCGCCATGTTCTTTTGGCAGTTGCTGCGCAGTCCACTTGGTGAAGGTAGAGGGTTACTGCCTAAGTTGCCGGGCATCCCGGCTAAGGCAAGCAACTTTTTGACCCTGCCTTCGACGCAGCGCTGGATAATCCTCGGTCTGATCATGGCTGCACTGGTTTGGCCGTTCTTTGGCAGCCGGGGCGCGGTCGATATCGCCACCTTGATTCTGATCTACGTCATGCTCGGTCTGGGCCTGAATATCGTGGTGGGTCTAGCCGGTTTGCTTGATCTGGGCTACGTGGGCTTCTATGCGGTGGGTGCCTATACCTATGCCCTACTCTCCCACTACTACGGATTGGGCTTCTGGATTTGCCTGCCCATTGCAGGTCTGATGGCCGCATTCTTCGGCTTTATCCTCGGCTTCCCGGTTTTGCGCCTGCGTGGGGACTATCTGGCCATTGTGACGTTAGGCTTCGGAGAGATCATTCGCATCCTGCTGCGCAACATGACGGAGATTACCGGCGGCCCCAACGGCATCAGCGGTATCGACAAGCCCAGCTTCTTCGGCTTGAGCTTCGACCGACGCGCCGCAGAGGGCATGCAGACCTTCCACGAGTACTTCGGCATCGCCTACAACTCCATCAACAAGGTGATTTTCCTCTACCTGATCGCCCTACTGCTGGTTCTGCTGACTCTGTTCGTAATCAACCGCCTGCTGCGCATGCCGATTGGCCGCGCTTGGGAAGCCCTGCGTGAGGACGAAATCGCCTGCCGCGCACTGGGCATGAACCCCACTGTAATCAAACTCTCGGCCTTTACCTTGGGCGCTGCCTTTGCCGGTTTTGCGGGCAGCTTCTTCGCCGCTCGCCAGGGGCTTGTATCGCCGGAGTCGTTTACCTTTATCGAGTCGGCGATCATTCTCGCCATTGTTGTACTGGGTGGCATGGGCTCACAGCTAGGCATCATCCTCGCAGCGGTCGTGATGATCCTGCTCCCGGAAATGATGCGGGAGTTCAGTGAATACCGCATGTTGATGTTCGGTGCCCTGATGGTACTGATGATGATCTGGCGTCCGCAGGGCCTTCTGCCCATGCAACGCCCCCACCTGGAGCTGAAACAATGA
- the livH gene encoding high-affinity branched-chain amino acid ABC transporter permease LivH produces MPDLYHYLQQLINGLTVGSTYALIAIGYTMVYGIIGMINFAHGEVYMIGSYVALIAIVGLTMMGLDSLPILMTVAFAGSIIICSAYGYSIERVAYRPLRGGNRLIPLISAIGMSIFLQNEILLSQGSKDKAIPNLLPGNFVLGESAMHGVTISYMQVLIFVVTFIVMVGLTLFISRSRLGRACRACAEDLKMANLLGINTNNIIALTFVIGAALAGVAAVLLSMRYGVINPHLGFLAGIKAFTAAVLGGIGSIPGAVLGGLLLGLAEAFGADIFGDQYKDVVAFSLLVLVLLFRPTGILGRPEVEKV; encoded by the coding sequence ATGCCTGATCTGTATCACTACCTGCAACAGTTGATAAACGGTCTGACTGTCGGCAGCACCTATGCCTTGATCGCCATTGGCTACACCATGGTCTACGGCATCATTGGCATGATCAACTTCGCCCATGGCGAGGTTTATATGATTGGCTCCTACGTAGCACTGATCGCTATTGTCGGTCTCACCATGATGGGTCTGGACAGCCTGCCCATTCTGATGACTGTCGCTTTTGCCGGGAGCATCATCATCTGTAGCGCCTACGGCTACAGCATTGAACGCGTCGCTTACAGACCGCTACGCGGCGGCAACCGGCTGATCCCCTTGATCTCGGCCATAGGTATGTCGATTTTCCTGCAAAACGAGATCCTGCTTTCGCAAGGTTCTAAAGACAAAGCCATCCCCAACCTACTCCCCGGTAACTTCGTGCTGGGTGAAAGCGCCATGCATGGTGTGACCATCTCCTACATGCAAGTGCTGATCTTTGTCGTTACCTTCATCGTGATGGTTGGTCTGACGCTGTTTATCTCCCGTTCTCGCCTTGGCCGGGCCTGCCGTGCCTGTGCCGAAGACCTGAAGATGGCCAATTTGCTTGGCATCAATACCAACAACATCATCGCCCTGACCTTCGTCATCGGTGCAGCTCTGGCTGGCGTTGCAGCCGTACTGCTGAGCATGCGCTACGGCGTGATCAACCCGCACTTGGGCTTCCTTGCTGGCATTAAGGCCTTTACTGCGGCGGTACTGGGCGGGATCGGCAGTATTCCTGGTGCAGTGTTAGGTGGCCTTCTGCTAGGGCTGGCTGAAGCCTTTGGCGCCGACATTTTTGGCGATCAATACAAGGACGTAGTGGCATTCAGTCTACTGGTTCTTGTCCTGCTGTTCCGTCCGACTGGGATTCTGGGTCGTCCGGAGGTTGAAAAAGTATGA
- a CDS encoding branched-chain amino acid ABC transporter substrate-binding protein produces MSKATKQISKLFAAMVMAGVASYSVAADTIKIGLAGPVTGAVAQYGEMQFIGAKMAIEQINKAGGVNGAQLEAVVYDDACDPKQAVAVANKIVNDDVKFVVGHLCSSSTQPASDIYEDEGILMITAASTSPEITARGYELIFRTIGLDSLQGPTAGNFIADKIKPQAVAVLHDKQQYGEGIATAVKQTLESKGTKVVLFEGINAGDKDFSAMIAKLKQAGTDFVYYGGYHPELGLLLRQAQEKGLKVKFMGPEGVGNSEISAIAGPASEGMLVTLPKSFDQDPRNKVLVEAFKAKKEDPSGPFVFPAYSAVQVIAEGIAKAGDTDTAKVAAALRSNTFDTPTGVLSFDEKGDLKDFNFVVYEWHQDGTKTEAK; encoded by the coding sequence ATGAGCAAGGCTACAAAACAGATTTCCAAGCTGTTCGCCGCGATGGTCATGGCAGGGGTTGCCAGCTACTCAGTAGCCGCCGACACCATCAAAATTGGTCTTGCCGGCCCTGTAACCGGCGCAGTGGCTCAGTACGGTGAAATGCAATTCATCGGCGCCAAAATGGCCATCGAGCAAATCAATAAAGCCGGTGGTGTCAACGGCGCCCAACTGGAAGCGGTCGTGTATGACGACGCCTGCGACCCTAAACAAGCCGTGGCCGTGGCCAACAAGATCGTCAACGATGACGTTAAGTTCGTGGTCGGCCACCTCTGCTCCAGCTCCACCCAACCCGCCTCCGACATCTATGAAGACGAAGGCATTCTGATGATTACCGCGGCATCAACCAGCCCGGAAATCACCGCTCGCGGTTACGAACTGATCTTCCGCACCATCGGTCTGGACAGCCTTCAAGGCCCGACTGCTGGTAACTTCATTGCTGACAAAATTAAGCCTCAGGCTGTAGCTGTTCTGCATGACAAACAGCAATACGGTGAAGGTATCGCCACTGCCGTTAAACAAACCCTGGAAAGCAAAGGCACTAAAGTTGTGCTGTTCGAAGGCATCAACGCTGGCGATAAAGACTTCTCAGCGATGATCGCCAAACTCAAGCAAGCAGGCACCGATTTCGTTTACTACGGTGGCTACCACCCGGAACTGGGTCTGCTCCTGCGCCAAGCGCAAGAGAAAGGCCTGAAGGTCAAATTCATGGGCCCAGAAGGTGTGGGTAACAGCGAAATCTCTGCCATCGCAGGCCCTGCCTCCGAAGGCATGCTGGTCACCCTGCCGAAGTCGTTCGACCAAGACCCACGCAACAAAGTGTTGGTTGAAGCCTTCAAGGCGAAGAAAGAAGACCCAAGCGGTCCGTTCGTCTTCCCGGCCTACTCCGCTGTGCAAGTCATTGCAGAAGGCATTGCTAAAGCCGGCGACACAGACACAGCTAAAGTGGCAGCAGCACTGCGCTCGAACACCTTCGACACCCCTACCGGCGTCCTCTCCTTTGACGAAAAAGGCGACCTCAAGGACTTCAACTTTGTTGTGTACGAATGGCACCAAGACGGCACTAAGACCGAAGCCAAGTAA
- a CDS encoding DUF2288 domain-containing protein, with amino-acid sequence MIEDSSTLYAKLLGETAPISWEELQPFFARGVLLLVDGAQDLIEVALAVAENNQDKVADWLKGEELRKVNETLAEDLLNRDPQLWAVVVAPWVLVQERAERPSLH; translated from the coding sequence ATGATCGAAGATTCCAGCACTCTCTACGCTAAACTGCTCGGCGAAACTGCCCCCATTAGCTGGGAGGAACTGCAGCCCTTTTTTGCCAGAGGTGTTCTGTTGTTGGTTGATGGTGCCCAGGACTTGATCGAGGTGGCACTGGCTGTGGCTGAAAACAATCAGGACAAGGTTGCTGACTGGCTGAAGGGGGAGGAGCTGCGCAAGGTAAATGAAACCTTGGCGGAAGATCTGCTCAACCGCGACCCTCAGTTGTGGGCAGTGGTTGTCGCACCCTGGGTACTGGTGCAGGAGCGTGCCGAGCGTCCTTCTCTGCATTGA
- a CDS encoding DUF5064 family protein has protein sequence MFKPGHWHHANTVVTAETPAYSVDLFYEVRQDAVEGAMLHMRLDGEVGGKAFSETFELHRDSAYNFASVVSRLAHKHGLPTATSMIKHGHHEYDLVYEDIRAKLGAKPGEAINLDHLSKDGF, from the coding sequence ATGTTCAAACCTGGCCATTGGCATCATGCAAACACTGTCGTAACGGCAGAGACTCCTGCTTACAGCGTTGATTTGTTTTACGAAGTCCGCCAGGACGCTGTAGAGGGTGCAATGCTGCATATGCGGCTCGACGGGGAGGTTGGCGGTAAGGCCTTCAGTGAGACTTTCGAGTTGCACCGCGATTCGGCCTACAACTTTGCCAGCGTTGTTAGCCGTTTAGCCCATAAACACGGGCTGCCGACGGCAACTAGCATGATCAAGCACGGCCACCACGAATATGACCTGGTTTATGAGGACATCCGCGCTAAGCTGGGGGCGAAACCAGGGGAGGCGATTAATTTGGATCACCTGAGCAAGGATGGCTTCTGA